The genomic stretch CGCGAGGGCAGCGCCGACCCGACCACCTGCGATCCTAAGAAGGTTCTGGTGACCCGGCCAGGCGGGTACCAGTTGATCCTGGAATCAGGCGGCCTGGACGCCGATGAGTTCGAGAAGCTGCGCCAGCGAGGTGTCGTGGCGTTCAGCTTCGGTCGTTACAGTGAGGCAGCGGAGATAATGGGTAGCGCGCTGGCTCTTTGGCGCGGCCCTGCTCTGGTCGACATAGAGCCCGGTCCGCTGCTGCTGGTCGAGATCACCCGGTTGGAAGAGAATCGGATGGCGGCCCAGGTGATCCTGATGGAGTCGATGTTGCAGCTGGGCCAGCATGCCGAAGTCACCGGCGAGCTGCTCGCTCTCAACCTGCAGCACCCCATGCGGGAGGACATCTGCGCGCAGGTGATGGTGGCGTTGTACCGGGCCGGCCGCAGGAGTGAGGCGCTGGACGGGTACCGGCGCCTGCACAAGCTGCTCGCCGAAGAGATGGGCTTGGAGCCGCCTTACCGAATCCGCGCTCTGCATGACGCGATCCTGCGAGAGGACTCCTCGCTCGATCTCGACAGCATGCTTGAGGTCGCTCAGCTGAGCTCGCGTCCCCAGCGCGGAGGCTAGGACAGGTCAGGGCGCTCGTTGGCCGCGGTAGCCCACTGCGCTCGGTAATTGCGCCAGCTGGGCGCTCGCGGCAGTGAGTGCAGCTCCGCGGCCTCTGGTCGCAGGCCGGCGAGGACCATTGTCAGGATTCGTTCGTGCCTGATGGCCTGTAGGT from Jatrophihabitans sp. encodes the following:
- a CDS encoding AfsR/SARP family transcriptional regulator is translated as MITDGPGDFAAPSAAKPRQMLALLALNAPSIVSVGSIVEELWSEWPPPSARTTLQTYVLQLRRLVREGSADPTTCDPKKVLVTRPGGYQLILESGGLDADEFEKLRQRGVVAFSFGRYSEAAEIMGSALALWRGPALVDIEPGPLLLVEITRLEENRMAAQVILMESMLQLGQHAEVTGELLALNLQHPMREDICAQVMVALYRAGRRSEALDGYRRLHKLLAEEMGLEPPYRIRALHDAILREDSSLDLDSMLEVAQLSSRPQRGG